Proteins found in one Kwoniella bestiolae CBS 10118 chromosome 1, complete sequence genomic segment:
- a CDS encoding histone H3, with protein MSSEVGGSSLLIITHRFIAIPSYSCIPLLVYMQTARKSTGGKAPRKQLATKAARKQAPSQVSGGVKKPHRYRPGTVALREIRRYQKSTELLIRKLPFQRLVREIAQDFKTDLRFQSSAIGALQEASEAYLVSLFEDTNLAAIHAKRVTIQPKDLQLARRLRGERS; from the exons ATGTCATCGGAAGTTGGCGGatcatccctcctcatcatcactcatcgCTTCATCGCTATCCCATCCTATTCATGCATACCACTCCTGGTCTACATG CAAACCGCAAGAAAGTCCACCGGTGGTAAAGCCCCAAGAAAGCAAC TCGCCACCAAGGCTGCCAGAAAGCAAGCTCCCTCCCAAGTCTCCGGAGGAGTCAAGAAGCCCCACAGATACAGACCAGGTACTGTCGCTTTGAGAGAAATCAGAAGATACCAAAA GTCTACTGAGCTTTTGATTAGAAAACTCCCTTTCCAAAGACTTGTTAGAGAGATTGCTCAAGACTTCAAGACTGATC TCCGATTCCAATCTTCCGCCATCGGTGCTCTCCAAGAAGCTTCTGAGGCATACCTTGTCTCCCTCTTCGAAGACA CTAACCTCGCTGCCATCCACGCCAAGCGAGTAACCATCCAACCCAAGGATCTCCAACTCGCCCGAAGACTCCGAGGCGAGCGATCTTAG
- a CDS encoding serine/threonine-protein phosphatase 2B catalytic subunit A1 translates to MTSPATQTANAIAAITNRSNVVIPEIDFTQHQLENGDVVSTTERVVKDVQAPAMYLPTEEQFFSKTDKSKPDIAFLKNHFYREGRLTEEQALYILEKGGEILRNEPNLLEVDAPITVCGDIHGQYYDLMKLFEVGGNPAETRYLFLGDYVDRGYFSIECVLYLWSLKMWYPDTLFLLRGNHECRHLTDYFTFKLECKHKYSETVYNACMESFCNLPLAAVMNKQFLCIHGGLSPELHTLDDLRAINRFREPPTSGLMCDILWADPLEDFGSEKTNDTFVHNHVRGCSYFFTYNAACQFLERNNLLSIIRAHEAQDAGYRMYRKTKTTGFPSVMTIFSAPNYLDVYSNKAAVLKYESNVMNIRQFNCTPHPYWLPNFMDVFTWSLPFVGEKITDMLIAILNCCTKEELEEEEEETPMAITPETPEVEDVSAERRQIIKNKILAVGRMSRVFALLREESERVSELKSISGSNALPAGMLASGAEGIKEAIQGFEDARKSDIENERLPPDIIDPDEENPASPSGTTPHTPDEPSSPILDTHAITPGTPSPMSPGSPGTPGTPSSPGMGGGGGMTWRRGHSRQTSLGTTKTSPSNRRRSLENTMHLIRDVVDGKDANGDGQLERLAEVIASPTRGKE, encoded by the exons ATGACCTCCCCTGCTACCCAGACTGCAAATGCCATAGCTGCAATAACCAATCGATCCAACGTCGTTATACCCGAGATCGATTTCACACAACATCAGTTGGAGAATGGCGATGTGGTTAGCACGACTGAGAGGGTGGTCAAAGAT GTACAAGCTCCAGCCATGTATCTACCTACGGAAGAGCAGTTCTTCTCGAAAACAGATAAGAGCAAGCCGGATATCGCGTTTTTGAAGAACCATTTCTAcagggaaggaagattgacGGAAGAACAGGCTCTGTATATCCTTGAGAA AGGTGGTGAGATCCTGAGGAATGAGCCCAATTTGTTGGAGGTTGATGCGCCTATcactg TCTGCGGTGATATCCATGGTCAATAT TACGATCTCATGAAGCTCTTCGAAGTAGGAGGTAACCCCGCAGAAACACGTTATCTATTCTTGGGTGATTATGTGGATCGAGGTTACTTCTCCATCGAG TGTGTGTTATACCTATGGTCGTTGAAGATGTGGTACCCAGACACTCTCTTCCTGCTACGAGGAAATCACGAGTGTAGGCATTTGACAGATTACTTTACCTTCAAACTTGAAT GTAAACACAAATACTCCGAGACCGTTTACAACGCTTGTATGGAAAGTTTCTGCAACCTACCTTTAGCAGCTGTCATGAACAAGCAGTTCCTTTGTATTCATGGTGGTTTATCTCCTGAGCTACACACTCTTGACGATCTCAgagct ATTAACCGATTCAGGGAGCCACCCACCTCTGGGTTGATGTGTGATATCTTATGGGCGGATCCTTTGGAAGACTTCGGCTCGGAGAAGACGAATGACACTTTCGTGCACAATCACGTCAGAGGATGTAGTTATTTCTTCAC GTACAATGCCGCTTGTCAGTTCTTAGAAAGGAATAATTTGTTGTCTATCATTCGTGCACACGAGGCTCAAGATGCGGG CTACCGAATGTATCGAAAGACCAAGACCACCGGGTTCCCTTCAGTCATGACTATCTTCTCCGCTCCCAACTATCTCGATGTGTACTCGAATAAAGCTGCGGTGTTGAAGTACGAATCGAACGTTATGAA CATTCGACAATTCAACTGCACACCTCATCCTTATTGGTTGCCAAACTTTATGGACGTGTTCACCTGGAGTTTACCATTCGTGGGAGAAAAGA TTACCGATATGCTCATCGCTATTCTCAACTGTTGCACcaaggaggaattggaggaagaggaagaggagactCCTATGGCTATCACCCCAGAGACAccagagg TCGAAGATGTATCAGCGGAGAGGCGACAAATCATCAAGAACAAGATATTGGCTGTTGGACGAATGTCACGAGTATTTGCTTTGTTACG AGAAGAGTCAGAGAGAGTGTCCGAGCTCAAATCCATCTCTGGGTCAAACGCTCTACCAGCAGGTATGCTCGCCTCTGGAGCGGAGGGTATCAAAGAGGCTATACAAGGGTTCGAGGATGC ACGAAAGAGTGATATTGAGAACGAGAGATTACCACCCGACATCATTGATCCCGACGAGGAGAACCCAGCTTCACCATCCGGTACGACCCCTCACACACCTGATGAACCCTCCTCACCTATACTGGATACCCACGCCATCACGCCAGGTACACCATCACCCATGTCCCCCGGATCACCTGGTACGCCCGGtacaccttcttcacccgGTATGGGTGGGGGCGGCGGTATGacatggagaagaggacatTCGAGACAGACTTCCCTTGGAACCACCAAGACTTCTCCATCGAACCGAAGGCGATCATTGGAGAATACCATGCATCTCATAAGGGACGTGGTAGATGGGAAGGACGCTAATGGGGATGGTCAGTTGGAGAGGTTGGCGGAGGTTATTGCTAGTCCCACGAGGGGCAAGGAGTAG
- a CDS encoding phosphatidylserine decarboxylase, with product MPNTEEALAIANANANTNPIEQTPSKAPPRLKRLASKPLKMAASTFRSSRAPSPGPSDTTTTLVSSDSVSSDNKSSRFSVRRSSKHQHQHISQGMTPAQIASAARGPRKPLEGEEPAVYLRVRVVSAKGLVAKDRGGTSDPFLTLLMPPSSRHSTKVIKKSLDPTFPPESSTFDFPIYLSLTGVIGGRGIECVLWDKDLMRKEYMGELTIPVDKWFPEGEIHLWREGIPLLTQKLLSTRRKHTVTGTVSFQIGFVPPKDAVDSEDALKRVRRVYGSLVEQASIGRNSIGVLGVPAHKGIGTVKMRQESIKPSSLARPTSMVASAVSGIVSSMKGGHKTVPVSGQPNSAEVDDVDDEDDDEDTLSDDGMSSSSSSDEFEDALEEEETETPMPINESPSVVENAIAGMSEQTSGLPDSTKANKRESSGLLAPSNITSVPGPKSPSKTGSGSGDYFASGPMIKGGSADSAVSTPGVVTPGGTKMRRPLFKRGKSKTESSSQVPTVQKKKSRGFNFDANQGKEVLGIVILEIKGAEDLPKLKNALKFSFDMDPFVVISFGKKVFRTRVIRHSLNPTWDEKLLFHVRRHESSYTMQFAVLDWDKVSGNDMVGTCTLPLSELIADAPKPNPDTGLYDKEVDGKHEMKEFTLNLSTEKDMSWEARHSPKLTVRAKYEPYDALRQRFWRQYITQYDADDSGCMSYTELTAMLDSLGSTLTRRTLEGYFSSVGKSADKDELTIEEVIHCLEKEVTKSRSEKEKVSGDELVSSGTGLGGATPAVSAQPAQEGLEMTGPEGNIAASAGVDPDELAEHIERSRPKNQDGASKDGDEVAGNIQPISERRESNVPAVKVERTATLDGITTPLNRGTNGSGDEIDGEVTTPGSSYSENENDDETPLDDRERIINIKTCPLCHRPRLGKKSEQDIVTHLAVCASADWSRVDRIVTANYVTSSQAQRKFLSKIVNKVAIGSYALGANSANILVQDRRSGQLQEEKMAVYVRLGIRVLYKGAKGQMHSVRARKLLKSLSVKQGLKYDSPSSAVDIPGFIAFHNLDINEILDPLDSYKNFNEFFYRKLKKDARPVEEPGNESRLVSCADCRMMAFETVHEATQIWIKGREFTVGRLLGPNYRDVAGRYEGGGLAIFRLAPQDYHRFHSPVKGTIGKMTMIDGEYYTVNPQAIRTTLDVYGENVRKIVPIQSEEFGLVMTVWVGAMMVGSILTTVEEGQEVERADELGYFAFGGSTIVCLFEKGAMKWDEDLLQNGRASIETLVRMGMGIGRSAKKSNGSGSGGGSLSSSVGVSGVATPAE from the exons ATGCCAAACACAGAAGAGGCTCTGGCAATAgccaacgccaacgccaaCACCAATCCCATCGAACAGACCCCTAGCAAAGCTCCACCTCGGTTGAAGAGACTAGCCTCCAAACCACTCAAAATGGCAGCCTCGACCTTCCGATCCTCCCGCGCTCCCTCACCAGGCCCATCagataccaccaccaccctcgTCTCTTCAGACTCCGTATCCAGCGATAACAAATCAAGCAGATTCAGCGTaaggagatcatcgaaacaccaacatcagcatatATCGCAAGGTATGACCCCCGCTCAGATCGCTTCTGCTGCTCGGGGACCCAGGAAAcctttggaaggtgaagaaccTGCTGTCTACCTGAGAGTGAGGGTAGTGAGTGCAAAGGGGTTGGTAGCGAAGGATAGAGGTGGTACATCTGATCC ATTCCTCACGTTGTTGATGCCTCCTTCCTCTCGACATTCAACCAAAGTAATCAAAAAGTCTCTAGACCCTACTTTCCCACCGGAATCAAGCACGTTTGATTTCCCCATTTACCTTAGTCTGACGGGTGTGATTGGCGGAAGGGGAATAGAATGCGTACTTTGGGACAAA GACCTCATGCGTAAAGAGTATATGGGTGAATTGACCATACCCGTTGATAAATGGTTCCCTGAAGGAGAGATCCATCTCTGGCGTGAAGGTATACCT CTCCTCACGCAGAAACTCTTGTCCACTCGTCGAAAGCATACCGTCACAGGAACGGTATCCTTCCAAATTGGATTCGTCCCTCCTAAGGATGCTGTCGACTCTGAGGATGCCCTCAAGAGAGTAAGAAGAGTCTATGGTTCCCTTGTTGAACAAGCTAGCATCGGGAGGAACAGTATTGGTGTTTTGGGTGTACCGGCG CACAAGGGTATCGGTACAGTCAAAATGAGACAAGAATCCatcaaaccttcttctcttgccaGACCTACCTCAATGGTCGCATCTGCCGTCTCAGGTATCGTGTCATCAATGAAAGGAGGACACAAGACCGTTCCAGTCTCTGGTCAGCCCAACTCCGCCGAAGTCGATGAcgtagatgatgaggacgatgacgaggataCGCTCTCCGACGATGGCAtgtccagctcatcttcgtcagaCGAATTCGAAGATgccttggaagaggaagagaccgAAACTCCCATGCCAATCAACGAGTCTCCCTCGGTAGTGGAGAATGCAATTGCTGGTATGAGCGAGCAAACTTCCGGATTACCCGACTCTACTAAAGCCAACAAAAGAGAAAGTAGTGGTCTACTGGCACCATCAAACATCACTTCCGTACCTGgacccaaatcaccttcaaaGACTGGTTCAGGCTCAGGGGATTACTTCGCGTCTGGACCGATGATCAAGGGTGGTTCGGCCGATTCAGCTGTCAGTACACCCGGAGTGGTCACCCCTGGAGGAACGAAGATGCGACGACCCCTTTTCAAGAGGGGTAAATCAAAGACTGAATCGTCAAGCCAAGTCCCAACTgttcagaagaagaaatctaGAGGGTTCAACTTTGATGCGAATCAAGGTAAGGAAGTGCTGGGTATTGTCATTTTGGAAATTAAAGGTGCAGAGGATTTACCGAAACTTAAAaatg CTCTAAAATTCTCCTTCGACATGGACCCGTTCGTGGTTATTTCGTTCGGAAAGAAGGTCTTCAGGACTAGAGTCATCAGACATTCACTCAATCCTACTTGGGACGAGAAGTTGCTTTTCCACGTTAGAAGACATGAGAGTTCGTATACTATGCAATTTGCTGTCCTCGATTGGGACAAG GTCTCTGGAAACGATATGGTCGGAACCTGCACTTTGCCACTGAGTGAACTTATTGCAGATGCGCCTAAGCCTAATCCCGATACTGGTCTTTATGATAAAGAAGTTGATGGGAAGCATGAAATGAAGGAGTTCACT CTTAACCTGTCAACCGAGAAAGACATGTCTTGGGAGGCTCGACATTCACCTAAACTTACCGTCCGAGCGAAATACGAACCATACGATGCTCTTCGACAACGATTCTGGCGACAGTACATCACCCAATATGATGCCGACGATTCAGGTTGCATGTCCTACACTGAACTTACCGCTATGCTTGATTCACTCGGATCGACCCTCACACGACGAACCTTGGAAGGTTATTTCTCGAGCGTTGGCAAATCAGCCGACAAAGATGAACTGACCATTGAAGAGGTCATCCATTGTTTAGAGAAAGAGGTGACTAAATCTCgatcagagaaagagaaagtgTCAGGAGATGAACTTGTTTCGAGCGGTACTGGTCTTGGAGGAGCTACACCTGCAGTATCTGCGCAACCTGCTCAAGAGGGATTAGAGATGACCGGACCAGAGGGTAACATCGCTGCGTCTGCTGGGGTGGATCCCGACGAACTGGCAGAACATATCGAGCGAAGTCGACCCAAGAACCAGGATGGAGCGTCgaaagatggtgatgaagtTGCTGGTAATATCCAACCTATATCCGAAAGACGAGAATCAAACGTCCCTGCTGTCAAAGTCGAACGAACAGCTACGTTAGATGGGATTACCACACCCTTAAATAGAGGTACGAACggaagtggagatgagatagatgggGAGGTCACCACCCCCGGATCAAGTTATTCCGAAAATGAAAACGACGATGAAACCCCTCTGGATGATAGAGAACGAAttatcaacatcaagaccTGTCCGTTATGCCATCGACCACGATTGGGTAAAAAATCAGAACAGGATATCGTGACTCATCTGGCTGTGTGCGCCTCGGCAGATTGGTCGAGGGTCGATAGGATCGTGACTGCAAATTATGTTACGTCTTCTCAGGCTCAACGGAAGTTCTTGAGTAAGATTGTGAATAAGGTGGCGATTGGGAGTTATGCGTTGGGAGCGAATAGCGCGAACATTTTGGTGCAGGATAGGAGGTCGGGTCAGCtgcaggaggagaagatggct GTTTACGTCAGATTGGGTATCAGGGTGCTGTATAAGGGTGCTAAAGGTCAGATGCACAGtgtgaggg CCCGTAAACTCCTCAAGTCATTATCCGTCAAACAAGGTCTAAAATACGATTCCCCCTCCTCGGCAGTAGACATCCCAGGATTCATAGCCTTCCACAACCTCGATATCAACGAGATCTTAGACCCCTTAGATTCATACAAGAATTTCAACGAATTCTTCTATCgaaagttgaagaaggatgctAGACCTGTTGAGGAACCTGGAAATGAGAGTAGATTGGTCTCGTGCGCGGATTGTCGGATGATGGCTTTTGAGACTGTTCATGAGGCTACGCAGATTTGGATCAAGGGACGGGAGTTTACGGTGGGGAGGTTGTTGGGGCCGAATTATAGGGATGTGGCGGGGAGGTATGAGGGTGGGGGATTGGCTATTTTCCG ACTCGCTCCTCAAGATTACCATCGATTCCATTCACCTGTCAAAGGAACGATAGGTAAAATGACGATGATCGACGGAGAGTATTACACCGTTAATCCTCAAGCTATTCGAACGACCCTGGACGTGTACGGTGAGAACGTACGGAAAATCGTACCGATCCAAAGCGAGGAGTTTGGGCTGGTCATGACTGTTTGGGTTGGTGCGATGA TGGTCGGAAGTATCTTGACTACTGTTGAGGAAGGTCAGGAGGTCGAAAGAGCCGATGAGTTGGGTTATTTCGCTTTCG GCGGCTCAACCATTGTATGCCTCTTCGAGAAGGGAGCGATGaaatgggatgaagatctATTACAGAATGGTAGAGCAAGTATTGAAACGCTcgtgaggatggggatgggtatTGGACGAAGTGCCAAGAAATCtaatgggagtgggagtggaggtgggagtttGAGCTCTAGTGTTGGTGTTAGTGGGGTGGCTACTCCTGCTGAGTGA